The following are encoded together in the Hydractinia symbiolongicarpus strain clone_291-10 chromosome 14, HSymV2.1, whole genome shotgun sequence genome:
- the LOC130625521 gene encoding uncharacterized protein LOC130625521: protein MLKIHLSSIIIAFMFCFHIARSLKCHSCFTTDASSCKKHTRTVTCNHHEGEDICLTMFSSNRVQTSNGVKTETKFQKSCANSQIKCEEYCSSFLLTGEDVCKSTCCKADVCNKDIKKNLLFDGLKSLSRKTIANLFLVVLLFLSQTLLVY, encoded by the exons ATGTTGAAAATACACCTTTCGTCGATCATTATTGCGTTCATGTTTTGTTTCCATATTG CACGTTCATTGAAGTGTCATTCATGCTTCACCACAGATGCTTCTTCGTGTAAAAAGCACACCAGAACTGTAACGTGCAATCATCACGAAGGAGAGGATATATGTCTCACCATGTTTTCATCAAATCGAGTGCAAACATCAAATGGAGTAAAAACAGAAACGAAGTTTCAAAAATCATGCGCAAACTCACAAATAAAATGTGAAGAATATTGTTCATCTTTTTTGTTGACTGGTGAAGACGTGTGCAAa tCCACGTGTTGCAAAGCAGATGTCTGcaataaagatataaaaaagaatcTCCTGTTTGATGGGCTGAAAAGTTTGTCGAGGAAAACAATTGCGAACTTGTTTTTGGTTGTGTTGCTGTTCTTATCTCAGACTCTTTTAGTGTATTGA